In Massilia violaceinigra, one DNA window encodes the following:
- a CDS encoding ShlB/FhaC/HecB family hemolysin secretion/activation protein, whose amino-acid sequence MKRPFARLAAGAVLAAAVGAAWANEPAATDPIRFDISRFDVAGNTLLASSEIDAALRPFAGSGRDFGDVQRALEALEALYHARGYQVVTVRLPEQELNRGVVRLDVVQTNIGRILVSGNKVVDEANVRRALPALQPGRTPNLDQVSANLRMANQNPARKISLNLQNGSADDELDARLAVVDDKPWTVMVNLDNTGTGQTGKTHAGVVLQHANLWGRDHVGSVQYTTTVEEPGKVSVYGAGYHIPLYVLGDSVDLYASYSDIDSGAVTAGIFNLAVSGKGTVAGVRYNQTLARRGSLDPRLVYGFDHKAYKNSVLLAGQNFGNDITVHPLSVTYLASTPLAGGDVNFSAGLVRNLPGGSRGGSADFARTRAGAKAGYTVARLAAGLNRAFGADWQLRALLNGQITGDALVPGEQFGAGGASSVRGFDERAVSTDSGILANLEVYTPNFCAARQRWQCRVLGFVDAAHGRRNEALPGEAARATVSSVGLGWRFSMGNSLNMQIDYGHVLRRDAGVSDKNKVHVRVGLAY is encoded by the coding sequence ATGAAACGACCTTTTGCCCGCCTCGCCGCCGGCGCCGTGCTGGCCGCCGCCGTGGGAGCGGCCTGGGCGAACGAGCCCGCCGCGACCGATCCCATCCGCTTCGACATCAGCCGCTTCGACGTGGCCGGCAACACCTTGCTCGCCTCGTCCGAGATCGACGCCGCGCTGCGACCGTTCGCCGGCAGCGGGCGCGATTTCGGCGACGTCCAGCGCGCGCTCGAAGCGCTCGAAGCGCTGTACCACGCGCGCGGCTACCAGGTCGTCACGGTGCGCCTGCCCGAGCAGGAACTGAACCGCGGCGTGGTGCGCCTGGACGTGGTGCAGACCAACATCGGCCGCATTCTCGTCAGTGGCAACAAGGTGGTCGATGAAGCCAACGTGCGGCGTGCCCTGCCGGCCCTGCAGCCTGGCCGCACGCCCAACCTGGACCAGGTCTCGGCCAACCTGCGCATGGCCAACCAGAACCCGGCCCGCAAGATCAGCCTGAACCTGCAGAACGGCTCCGCCGACGACGAACTCGACGCCCGGCTGGCGGTCGTCGACGACAAGCCGTGGACGGTCATGGTCAATCTCGACAATACCGGCACCGGGCAAACCGGCAAGACCCACGCCGGCGTGGTCTTGCAGCACGCCAACCTGTGGGGGCGCGACCATGTGGGCAGCGTGCAGTACACCACCACGGTCGAGGAACCGGGCAAGGTCAGCGTGTACGGCGCGGGATATCACATTCCTTTATATGTGCTGGGCGATTCGGTCGACCTGTACGCCAGCTACTCGGACATCGATTCGGGCGCGGTCACGGCCGGCATCTTCAACCTGGCCGTCAGCGGCAAGGGCACGGTGGCCGGGGTGCGCTACAACCAGACCCTGGCGCGGCGCGGCAGCCTCGATCCACGCCTGGTGTACGGGTTCGATCACAAGGCGTACAAGAACAGCGTACTGCTTGCAGGCCAGAATTTCGGCAATGACATCACCGTCCATCCGCTCAGCGTGACCTACCTGGCCAGCACGCCGCTGGCCGGGGGCGACGTCAATTTTTCGGCCGGACTGGTGCGCAACCTGCCCGGCGGCAGCCGTGGCGGCAGCGCCGATTTCGCGCGCACCCGCGCCGGCGCCAAGGCGGGCTACACCGTGGCGCGCTTGGCGGCCGGCTTGAACCGCGCCTTCGGTGCCGACTGGCAGCTGCGCGCATTGCTCAACGGCCAGATCACGGGCGACGCCCTGGTTCCGGGCGAGCAGTTCGGCGCCGGCGGCGCCTCGTCGGTGCGCGGCTTCGACGAGCGTGCCGTGTCCACCGATTCGGGCATCTTGGCCAACCTGGAAGTCTACACCCCCAATTTCTGCGCCGCGCGCCAGCGCTGGCAGTGCCGCGTGCTGGGCTTTGTCGACGCCGCCCACGGCCGCCGCAACGAGGCGCTGCCGGGCGAAGCGGCGCGCGCCACCGTGTCCAGCGTCGGCCTGGGCTGGCGTTTTTCGATGGGCAATTCGCTCAACATGCAGATCGATTACGGCCACGTGCTGCGCCGGGATGCCGGCGTGAGCGACAAGAATAAAGTGCATGTGCGCGTAGGCCTGGCCTATTAA
- a CDS encoding CHASE2 domain-containing protein: MTKRVRMLRKYGPRWLLGLALTVLAALSTLGFFHSDSIERMDGFVAGLRMRIEAPVLDARVVIVDIDEKSLAAIGRFPWSRNIQANLVTQLTRHYGAGAVGFDISFPEPDTSSGYAVLERLANDQLAGVAGLKAQLADLKAGMDYDGLLAEALRGQNVVLGYNVSDKLRKGVLPAPAFTLESLNGRELLAYTSSGYEANIARLQQAAAGAGIFTASTDADGVIRSSILLQRIGDAYYPSLSLATAAVYLKARAIAPYFDTTVEQMSDAQKDSGGAAFISLFLPRGQLRIPVGEGLTTYVQFRGRGGPGGGAFRYVSAADVLTGAVPPAQLRGALVLVGSTAPGINDLRVTPVNPEYPGVEVHANLLKSILDNDFKARPSEAYLFECLQVLVFGLVLALVPALLSPLRAVLLTTAALAAAIGINFYLYYDADMVLNAAVLVLLILALFVLNLGFGYFVEVRKSQALVSRFREYVAPELVAEMAENPEQYTMDGESRELTVLFIDVRGFTTISEQLTPKALREYINLYLTAMSEDIRDSHCGTLDKYIGDAVMAFWGAPVAFADHARRAVATALLMQAGAARLDLEFQARGWPPLKVGIGINSGLMHVGDMGSKIRRAYTVMGDAVNLGARLEGITKVYGVGIAAGEASRHAAPQFVWRELDLVRVKGKHEPVAIFEPLGPAGSLDDAASARLATWHAALALVRAQQWDAAEVILRQLLADEPACILYRLYLDRITFYRAHPPAPGWDGVTTFETK; this comes from the coding sequence ATGACAAAGCGTGTGCGCATGCTGCGCAAGTACGGCCCGCGCTGGCTGCTCGGGCTGGCCCTGACCGTGCTGGCGGCGCTGTCCACGCTCGGCTTTTTTCACAGCGATTCGATCGAGCGCATGGATGGCTTCGTGGCCGGCCTGCGCATGCGCATCGAGGCGCCCGTGCTGGACGCGCGCGTGGTGATCGTCGATATCGATGAAAAGAGCCTGGCCGCGATCGGGCGCTTTCCGTGGAGCCGCAATATCCAGGCCAACCTGGTCACGCAGCTCACGCGCCACTACGGGGCCGGCGCGGTCGGTTTCGATATCTCCTTTCCCGAGCCGGATACCTCGTCCGGCTACGCCGTGCTCGAACGCCTCGCCAACGACCAACTGGCCGGGGTGGCGGGCCTGAAGGCGCAGCTGGCGGACCTGAAAGCGGGCATGGATTACGACGGCCTGCTGGCCGAGGCCCTGCGCGGCCAGAACGTGGTCCTCGGCTACAACGTGTCGGACAAGCTGCGCAAGGGCGTGCTGCCGGCCCCCGCGTTCACCCTGGAGAGCCTGAACGGGCGCGAGCTGCTGGCCTACACCTCAAGCGGGTACGAGGCCAATATCGCGCGCTTGCAGCAGGCCGCCGCCGGCGCCGGCATCTTTACCGCGTCGACCGATGCCGATGGCGTGATCCGCTCCTCTATTCTGCTGCAGCGCATTGGCGACGCCTATTACCCGTCGCTGTCGCTGGCCACGGCGGCCGTGTATCTCAAGGCGCGCGCCATCGCGCCGTATTTCGACACCACCGTCGAACAGATGTCGGACGCCCAAAAGGATAGCGGCGGCGCCGCCTTCATCTCGCTGTTCCTGCCGCGCGGCCAGCTGCGTATTCCGGTGGGCGAGGGGCTGACCACCTACGTGCAGTTTCGCGGGCGCGGCGGGCCTGGCGGCGGCGCGTTCCGCTATGTGTCGGCGGCCGACGTGCTCACCGGCGCGGTGCCGCCCGCACAGTTAAGGGGCGCGCTGGTGCTGGTCGGCTCCACCGCGCCGGGCATCAACGACCTGCGCGTCACACCCGTCAATCCGGAATACCCGGGCGTGGAGGTGCACGCCAACCTGCTCAAGTCCATCCTCGACAACGACTTCAAGGCGCGCCCGTCCGAGGCCTACCTGTTCGAGTGCCTGCAAGTGCTGGTCTTCGGCCTGGTGCTGGCGCTGGTGCCGGCGCTGCTCTCGCCCCTGCGCGCCGTGCTGCTGACGACGGCGGCGCTGGCGGCGGCCATCGGCATCAATTTCTATCTTTATTATGATGCCGACATGGTGCTCAACGCCGCCGTGCTGGTGTTGCTGATCCTGGCGCTGTTTGTGCTCAATCTCGGCTTCGGCTACTTTGTCGAGGTGCGCAAGAGCCAGGCGCTGGTGTCGCGCTTTCGCGAGTACGTCGCGCCCGAACTGGTGGCCGAAATGGCTGAAAATCCCGAGCAGTACACCATGGATGGCGAAAGCCGCGAACTGACCGTGCTGTTCATCGACGTGCGCGGCTTTACCACCATCTCGGAGCAGCTCACGCCCAAGGCCCTGCGCGAATATATTAATCTGTACCTGACGGCCATGTCGGAAGATATCCGCGACAGCCACTGCGGCACGCTCGATAAATACATCGGCGACGCCGTCATGGCCTTCTGGGGCGCGCCGGTGGCCTTTGCCGACCATGCCCGGCGCGCGGTCGCCACGGCGCTCCTGATGCAGGCCGGCGCCGCGCGCCTCGATCTTGAATTCCAGGCGCGCGGCTGGCCGCCCCTGAAGGTGGGGATCGGCATCAACAGCGGCTTGATGCACGTGGGTGACATGGGCTCGAAAATCCGCCGCGCCTATACGGTGATGGGCGACGCCGTCAATCTCGGCGCGCGCCTGGAGGGCATCACCAAGGTGTACGGCGTGGGCATCGCGGCGGGGGAGGCGAGCCGCCACGCCGCGCCGCAATTCGTCTGGCGCGAACTGGACCTGGTGCGGGTCAAGGGCAAGCACGAACCGGTCGCCATCTTCGAGCCGCTCGGACCGGCGGGCTCGCTGGACGACGCGGCCAGCGCTCGCCTGGCCACCTGGCACGCCGCGCTGGCACTGGTGCGCGCGCAGCAGTGGGACGCCGCCGAGGTGATCCTCCGCCAGCTTCTTGCAGACGAGCCTGCTTGCATCCTGTACCGGCTTTACCTCGACCGCATCACCTTTTACCGTGCCCACCCGCCGGCCCCGGGCTGGGATGGTGTTACCACTTTCGAAACGAAATAG
- a CDS encoding peptidylprolyl isomerase, giving the protein MDFHFTSASVGRHCLVLLLALPGAYAATPAATPAAPPAQETVAQVGDQPVRKALLDALMDANAGRPNPFDEENAQDRQERASARAALDRKAVLGELVTLELMAQEAVKLGLHQSADIVAEAELAYKTLLQRDLVRHMLSTIPVTDEDIAQRYQGVPAERQFQIASVDVATPAAAHAALAALRQGKRFAQVARRWSNNARPAAPAWVLASQMDTDLAPQIAGMANGQAIERALPQGGWQIVQLIATKELPKPPLDELRAGLRMQIMQERLGQRIEALKTRADIRLTAERAPQKEAAQ; this is encoded by the coding sequence ATGGATTTTCATTTCACCTCGGCCAGCGTGGGCCGCCACTGTCTGGTCCTGCTGCTGGCGTTGCCGGGTGCATATGCCGCTACACCGGCCGCTACCCCGGCCGCGCCGCCGGCACAGGAAACGGTCGCGCAGGTCGGCGACCAGCCCGTACGCAAGGCCTTGCTCGACGCGCTCATGGATGCCAACGCCGGCCGTCCCAACCCCTTCGATGAGGAAAACGCGCAGGACCGCCAGGAGCGCGCCAGCGCCCGCGCGGCGCTCGACCGCAAGGCGGTGCTGGGCGAACTGGTGACCCTGGAACTGATGGCGCAGGAAGCGGTGAAACTTGGCTTGCATCAGTCAGCGGACATCGTGGCGGAGGCGGAACTCGCTTACAAAACCCTGTTGCAGCGCGACCTGGTGCGCCACATGCTGTCCACCATTCCCGTCACGGACGAGGACATTGCGCAGCGCTACCAGGGCGTACCGGCGGAGCGCCAGTTTCAGATCGCCAGCGTCGATGTGGCCACGCCAGCGGCAGCGCACGCCGCGCTGGCGGCACTGCGGCAAGGCAAGCGCTTTGCGCAGGTCGCCAGGCGCTGGTCGAACAATGCGCGGCCGGCTGCGCCGGCCTGGGTGCTGGCATCCCAAATGGACACCGATCTGGCGCCGCAGATAGCCGGCATGGCGAACGGCCAGGCCATCGAGCGGGCATTGCCGCAAGGCGGTTGGCAGATCGTGCAACTGATCGCCACCAAGGAACTGCCCAAGCCGCCGCTCGACGAGTTGCGTGCCGGCCTGCGCATGCAGATCATGCAGGAACGCCTCGGCCAGCGGATCGAGGCACTCAAGACGCGCGCCGACATCCGTCTGACTGCCGAACGCGCGCCGCAAAAGGAAGCTGCGCAATGA
- a CDS encoding lipase secretion chaperone, protein MSIKGPLACTAALLAAGLMLYREPDIEPPAAARERTDQAVERSFTVLAEASPVFGAVPEQRANPPSFPLAADGSLAINERTSTLLDVLLAGLPHHPGRVEVDQIEQHMTAGLPAQAAQQLARLLRTYVAYRDAETELSERQRADAALTPELALNQLHALRVAHFGEQLAGSLYREEEKQIRADLAATRPGAPRTAHTQERGVAADPALDRLRDDVAALRKAGAPEVRVAALRTQVLGTDRAQQLHDTELVQSDWEQRSRTFLAAAQPGADMEALLRGLYSEQEMPAARAYNLERLRSQQAGAAQNKQ, encoded by the coding sequence ATGAGCATCAAGGGCCCGCTTGCCTGCACCGCAGCCCTGCTGGCCGCCGGATTGATGCTGTACCGCGAGCCCGACATCGAACCGCCCGCCGCGGCGCGCGAGCGCACCGACCAGGCGGTCGAGCGCAGCTTCACCGTCCTGGCCGAGGCCAGCCCGGTGTTCGGCGCCGTGCCGGAACAGCGCGCCAATCCGCCATCGTTCCCGCTTGCGGCCGATGGCAGCCTGGCCATCAACGAACGCACCAGTACCCTGCTCGACGTCTTGCTGGCGGGGCTGCCGCACCATCCTGGGCGGGTGGAAGTGGACCAGATCGAGCAGCACATGACAGCAGGACTGCCGGCGCAGGCAGCGCAGCAGCTTGCGCGGCTGCTGCGCACCTACGTCGCCTACCGCGACGCGGAAACGGAACTAAGCGAGCGCCAGCGCGCCGACGCCGCCCTCACGCCCGAGCTGGCGCTAAACCAGCTGCATGCCCTGCGCGTGGCGCACTTCGGCGAGCAGCTTGCCGGGTCGCTGTATCGGGAAGAAGAAAAACAGATACGCGCCGACCTGGCGGCCACGCGCCCGGGCGCGCCGCGCACCGCGCACACGCAGGAACGCGGCGTGGCCGCCGATCCTGCGCTCGACCGCTTGCGCGACGACGTTGCCGCGCTGCGCAAGGCGGGCGCGCCCGAGGTGCGGGTCGCCGCCCTGCGCACACAGGTGCTCGGAACGGACCGCGCGCAGCAGCTGCACGACACGGAACTGGTGCAGTCCGACTGGGAGCAGCGCAGCCGGACCTTCCTCGCCGCCGCGCAGCCGGGCGCCGACATGGAAGCCCTGCTGCGCGGGCTGTACTCGGAACAGGAAATGCCGGCCGCGCGCGCCTATAACCTGGAGCGCCTGCGCAGCCAGCAAGCCGGCGCCGCGCAGAACAAGCAATAA
- a CDS encoding two-partner secretion domain-containing protein encodes MTIQNHFPRLLKRLCLPLLLAFGGAPASHAAPGSPQVVAGQATFGQQGNVFSITNTPNTIINWQSFSVGAGDITRFIQQDANSAVLNRITGQDPSRILGALQSNGQVFLINPNGILFGRDARIDVGGMTASTLNLSNADFLAGKRNFNGTPAAGAIVNQGAITTPGGGKVFLIAPNVENSGIITSPQGDVVLAAGHSVQLVDSGNPDLHVVVSAPASAALNLGQVIAQGGKIGIYGALVKQRGLVSANSAQVGANGKIVFKASADALLEAGSVTSATGAGKGGEISVQGERVGMTGDARIDASGAAGGGTVLVGGGYQGGNTLVRNARQTVMGKAASIRADATGSGDGGTVVLWSDGATRAFGSISAAGGKGGLVETSGYYLDVNGIRVKTGARGTWLLDPYDVTIGANGSTDLLDTVDEFVDTPANTMTLIDSSKLDGAGGADNIVIQARHDVLINGAITRPGGTTGSLTVDAGNNISVDAGITTSGGALTLNANVAPYASGTGTVSINGALNTGGGNLSFSGHTIRLGNSASAPVNSGSGYMAFVANDTFQLFSIAPLQGGGNIDIVADNVQLMGGMIGPAQSQRPIVSIAPYTSSRDIVVATGGPTASLMRLSPFDLNPIHAQELIIGSSAHAGKILVAAPLGGQATPAEMTVLRLRTQGNIEVNAPIALAAGGGTKLALERAGVTAGLINTGSTGTLSADHVVLMSDNINIGANITGSAGGQVVLSPGNPNTNIHLGNNALDATGRLGLNTSELTKIFANQLSIGGELAQTGAVDINGELNLANLTPASKLKIDAGNGAINLLNSLITPGALLLTGASVGNSTTAPARAGAIAILTRQQTGSASTPFYTQTAFLTATNIAETGNGPINISNTGTLDLGSVVQSGGNNTGAITIANKGGMTVLKDQPGTTSPVIVSSLGGPINLSTQSPLTINGSVASSGGAIGLQAGNGGVLTIGTSGSVASGAGNISMVAGSIVNDGSVSATTGNISVSAASLSGSGTIASSSGAVTGVPAAVPTIDACIATPTLAGCGPVLADAVSACTADPALRYCAAVLPSIDTCTANPATPGCSVVLPSLSACIAKPTTTGCSAVLPSLAVCTSAPSTPGCSVVLPTLAQCVVNPAQPGCAQVLPSLNTCIAAPATNGCTAVLPTLSACLATPSRAGCVAVLPTLAACVASPTQAGCSVVLPSLAACSASPGLPGCSVVLPSVAQCVAAPTQAGCAVVLPTLTQCISATSLPGCSVVLPSLSRCVANPATPGCAVVLPSLSQCVANPGASGCTVVLPTLAQCAANAAVPGCNVVLPTLNQCVGNVGLPGCGAVLPSLQNCVANPGTPGCSAVLPTLAQCSVTPSLAACNVVLPTVAQCTAAPGLAGCVAVLPPIAQCVATPSAPGCAVVLPGLSQCVATPSAAGCSVVLPTVAQCVGSPGLQGCSVVLPPINSCVANPALAGCAVVAPPQQLADGVVKEVIVNTVNAINSVTPSGDSTAPEKVAAKEDGAQTADTSNIKGDASELRKKTYCN; translated from the coding sequence ATGACGATCCAGAACCATTTCCCGCGCTTGTTGAAGCGTCTTTGCCTGCCGCTGCTGCTGGCTTTCGGCGGCGCTCCCGCATCCCACGCCGCGCCCGGCTCGCCGCAGGTGGTGGCTGGCCAGGCGACGTTCGGGCAGCAGGGTAATGTATTTTCAATTACCAATACGCCCAACACCATCATTAACTGGCAGAGCTTTTCGGTGGGCGCCGGCGACATCACGCGGTTTATCCAGCAGGATGCCAATAGCGCCGTGCTCAATCGCATCACCGGCCAGGACCCGAGCCGCATCCTCGGCGCGCTGCAATCGAACGGCCAGGTGTTCCTGATCAATCCGAACGGCATTCTGTTCGGGCGCGACGCGCGCATCGACGTGGGCGGCATGACCGCCTCGACCCTGAACCTCAGCAATGCGGATTTTCTGGCCGGCAAGCGCAACTTCAACGGAACGCCAGCGGCCGGCGCCATCGTCAACCAGGGTGCGATCACCACGCCTGGTGGCGGCAAGGTATTCCTGATCGCGCCCAATGTCGAGAACAGCGGCATCATCACCTCGCCGCAGGGCGACGTGGTGCTGGCGGCCGGCCACAGCGTGCAACTGGTCGATTCAGGCAATCCCGACCTGCACGTGGTGGTGTCGGCCCCGGCCAGCGCCGCGCTCAACCTGGGGCAGGTGATTGCCCAGGGCGGCAAGATCGGCATCTATGGCGCGCTCGTCAAGCAGCGCGGGCTGGTCAGCGCCAACAGCGCCCAGGTCGGCGCCAACGGCAAGATCGTATTCAAGGCGAGCGCCGATGCGCTGCTCGAAGCGGGCAGCGTCACCAGCGCGACCGGGGCCGGCAAAGGCGGCGAGATCAGCGTGCAGGGCGAGCGGGTCGGCATGACGGGCGACGCCCGCATCGATGCCAGCGGCGCGGCCGGCGGCGGCACCGTGCTGGTCGGCGGCGGCTACCAGGGCGGCAATACGCTGGTGCGCAACGCGCGGCAGACGGTGATGGGCAAGGCGGCCTCGATCCGGGCCGACGCCACCGGCAGCGGCGACGGCGGCACCGTGGTGCTGTGGTCCGATGGCGCCACGCGCGCCTTCGGCAGCATTTCGGCCGCGGGCGGCAAGGGCGGGCTGGTGGAAACCTCGGGCTACTATCTCGACGTGAACGGCATCCGGGTCAAGACCGGCGCGCGCGGCACCTGGCTGCTGGACCCGTACGACGTGACCATCGGCGCCAACGGCAGCACCGACCTGCTGGACACGGTCGATGAATTTGTCGACACCCCGGCCAACACGATGACGCTGATCGATTCGTCCAAGCTCGACGGGGCAGGGGGCGCGGACAATATCGTGATCCAGGCCCGCCACGATGTGCTGATCAACGGCGCCATCACGCGGCCAGGCGGCACCACGGGCAGCCTGACGGTCGATGCGGGCAATAACATTTCCGTCGATGCCGGCATCACCACCTCGGGCGGGGCGCTGACCTTGAACGCGAATGTCGCGCCGTACGCGAGCGGCACCGGCACCGTGTCCATCAATGGCGCGCTCAATACCGGCGGCGGCAACCTGTCGTTCAGCGGCCATACCATCAGGCTTGGCAACAGCGCCAGCGCCCCGGTCAACAGCGGCAGCGGCTACATGGCCTTCGTCGCCAACGACACGTTCCAGCTATTCTCCATCGCGCCCTTGCAGGGCGGCGGCAACATCGATATCGTGGCCGACAACGTGCAGCTCATGGGCGGCATGATCGGACCAGCGCAGTCGCAACGTCCTATCGTGAGCATTGCCCCATACACCAGTAGCCGCGACATCGTCGTCGCCACGGGCGGCCCGACGGCATCGCTGATGCGCCTGTCGCCATTCGACCTGAACCCGATCCACGCGCAGGAACTGATCATCGGCTCCTCTGCGCATGCGGGCAAGATCCTGGTCGCCGCGCCTCTGGGCGGCCAGGCCACCCCGGCCGAGATGACCGTGCTGCGCCTGCGCACCCAGGGCAACATCGAGGTGAACGCGCCCATCGCCCTGGCGGCCGGCGGCGGCACCAAGCTGGCGCTGGAGCGCGCCGGCGTGACGGCGGGGCTGATCAATACCGGTTCCACCGGTACCCTCAGCGCCGACCACGTGGTGCTCATGTCGGACAATATCAACATCGGCGCCAACATCACCGGCAGCGCCGGCGGCCAGGTGGTGCTCAGCCCGGGCAATCCCAATACCAATATCCACCTCGGCAACAACGCCCTCGATGCGACCGGACGGCTGGGCTTGAATACCAGCGAGCTGACCAAGATTTTCGCGAACCAGTTGAGCATCGGCGGCGAACTGGCGCAGACCGGCGCGGTCGACATCAACGGCGAGCTCAATCTGGCCAACCTGACGCCCGCAAGCAAGCTGAAAATCGACGCCGGCAATGGCGCCATCAACCTGCTCAATTCGCTCATCACGCCAGGCGCCTTGCTGCTCACCGGTGCGAGCGTCGGCAACAGCACCACGGCGCCGGCCCGGGCCGGTGCGATCGCGATCCTGACCAGGCAGCAGACCGGCTCCGCGTCCACGCCGTTTTATACGCAGACGGCGTTCCTGACTGCCACGAACATCGCGGAGACGGGCAACGGGCCGATCAATATCAGCAATACCGGCACGCTCGACCTGGGCAGCGTGGTCCAGAGCGGCGGCAACAACACGGGTGCCATCACGATCGCCAACAAGGGCGGCATGACGGTACTCAAGGATCAGCCAGGGACGACCAGTCCGGTCATCGTCAGCAGCCTCGGCGGTCCGATCAATCTGTCGACCCAGAGCCCGCTGACCATCAACGGCAGCGTGGCGTCGAGTGGCGGCGCGATTGGCTTACAAGCCGGTAATGGCGGCGTCCTGACCATCGGCACCAGCGGCAGCGTGGCATCGGGCGCGGGCAACATTTCCATGGTGGCCGGATCGATCGTGAACGATGGCAGCGTCAGCGCCACCACCGGCAATATTTCGGTGAGCGCCGCCTCGCTCAGCGGCAGCGGCACGATTGCCAGCTCCAGCGGCGCGGTGACCGGTGTGCCGGCGGCCGTGCCCACCATCGACGCCTGCATCGCCACGCCCACTCTGGCTGGCTGCGGCCCGGTGCTGGCCGACGCGGTGAGCGCCTGTACCGCCGATCCGGCGCTGCGCTACTGCGCGGCCGTGCTGCCTAGCATTGACACCTGTACCGCCAATCCCGCCACGCCGGGCTGCAGCGTGGTGCTGCCGTCGCTCAGCGCCTGTATCGCCAAGCCCACCACGACCGGTTGCAGCGCAGTGCTGCCGAGCCTGGCCGTGTGCACCAGCGCGCCATCGACCCCGGGCTGCAGCGTGGTGCTGCCGACCCTGGCCCAGTGCGTCGTCAATCCTGCCCAGCCCGGCTGCGCGCAGGTGCTGCCCAGCCTGAACACCTGTATCGCCGCGCCGGCCACCAATGGCTGCACTGCGGTGTTGCCGACCCTCAGCGCCTGCCTGGCGACGCCATCGCGCGCCGGTTGCGTGGCGGTGCTCCCGACCCTGGCCGCCTGCGTGGCCAGCCCGACCCAGGCCGGCTGCAGCGTGGTGCTGCCGTCGCTGGCGGCCTGCAGCGCCAGTCCCGGCTTGCCCGGCTGCTCGGTGGTGCTGCCGAGCGTGGCACAGTGCGTGGCCGCGCCGACCCAGGCTGGCTGCGCGGTGGTGCTGCCGACCCTGACCCAGTGCATTTCCGCCACCAGCCTGCCCGGTTGCAGCGTGGTGCTGCCGTCGCTATCGCGCTGCGTGGCCAATCCGGCCACCCCGGGCTGCGCGGTGGTGCTGCCATCGCTGAGCCAGTGCGTGGCCAATCCGGGCGCCAGCGGCTGCACGGTGGTGCTGCCGACCCTGGCGCAGTGCGCGGCGAATGCGGCCGTGCCGGGTTGTAACGTGGTACTGCCGACCCTGAACCAGTGCGTCGGCAACGTCGGCCTGCCGGGTTGCGGCGCGGTGCTGCCGAGCTTGCAGAATTGCGTGGCCAATCCGGGCACGCCGGGTTGTTCGGCGGTGTTGCCGACCCTGGCGCAGTGCAGCGTGACGCCATCGCTGGCGGCCTGCAACGTGGTCTTGCCGACCGTGGCGCAGTGCACGGCCGCGCCTGGCCTGGCCGGGTGCGTGGCGGTCTTGCCGCCGATTGCGCAGTGCGTCGCCACGCCATCGGCGCCGGGCTGCGCGGTCGTGCTGCCGGGCCTGAGCCAGTGCGTGGCCACCCCAAGCGCCGCCGGTTGCAGCGTGGTGCTGCCGACCGTGGCCCAGTGCGTGGGCAGTCCCGGCCTGCAAGGCTGCAGCGTGGTGCTGCCGCCGATCAATAGCTGCGTGGCCAATCCGGCGCTGGCGGGGTGCGCCGTGGTGGCGCCGCCGCAGCAGCTCGCCGACGGCGTGGTCAAGGAAGTCATCGTCAACACGGTCAACGCCATCAACAGCGTGACGCCATCCGGCGACAGCACGGCGCCGGAAAAAGTGGCTGCCAAGGAAGACGGCGCGCAAACCGCCGATACGAGCAACATTAAAGGAGACGCCAGTGAACTGCGCAAAAAGACGTACTGCAACTAA
- a CDS encoding FecR family protein, protein MNCAKRRTATKALAGLLLAGSFGLAWGAQVAGTIVNLSGPLMVKKADGSVKVLALKSEVEQGDTLVSEKNTYAQIRFIDNSEITLQPGTTFKVEAFAYEAGKPDADSASFSLIKGGLRSLTGLLGKRNKEKFSLKTPSATIGIRGTTFIAQYVPMGAGSTGLARPGSLQPGLYVSVIDGMISMSNAGGSMNFSAGQFGYTPNTLKPPVMVPVNPGIRFTPPPMFSMQTGPGAQNTSASGKAAAVDCEVR, encoded by the coding sequence GTGAACTGCGCAAAAAGACGTACTGCAACTAAGGCGCTCGCGGGTCTCCTGCTGGCCGGGTCCTTCGGGCTGGCGTGGGGGGCGCAGGTGGCCGGTACCATCGTCAACCTGAGCGGTCCGCTGATGGTCAAGAAGGCCGATGGCAGCGTCAAGGTGCTGGCCTTGAAGTCGGAAGTGGAGCAGGGCGATACCCTGGTGTCGGAAAAGAACACCTATGCCCAGATCCGCTTCATCGACAACAGCGAAATCACCTTGCAGCCGGGGACCACGTTCAAGGTGGAGGCGTTCGCCTACGAGGCCGGCAAGCCGGACGCCGACAGCGCCAGCTTCAGCCTGATCAAGGGCGGGCTGCGCTCGCTGACCGGCTTGCTGGGCAAGCGTAACAAGGAAAAGTTTTCGCTCAAGACGCCGAGCGCCACCATCGGCATTCGCGGCACCACCTTTATCGCGCAATATGTGCCGATGGGGGCCGGGTCAACCGGGCTGGCGCGGCCGGGATCGCTGCAGCCCGGCTTGTATGTGTCGGTGATCGATGGGATGATTTCGATGTCGAATGCCGGCGGCAGCATGAATTTTTCGGCCGGACAGTTCGGCTACACCCCGAATACGCTCAAGCCGCCGGTCATGGTGCCGGTCAATCCGGGCATCAGGTTCACCCCGCCGCCGATGTTCAGCATGCAGACGGGGCCGGGTGCGCAAAATACCAGCGCGTCGGGCAAGGCGGCAGCGGTCGACTGCGAAGTGAGGTAG